The following nucleotide sequence is from Chaetodon auriga isolate fChaAug3 chromosome 19, fChaAug3.hap1, whole genome shotgun sequence.
tgtcttaaaacatcCCATCTGCACCTTCAGTGAAAGAAATGTGAGGACAAAACCCACAGACCTGTGCAAAAGCCGTTAAGGTCAGCTGAAGCTCACAGATGAAGCTTTATCAGATGGAGTAAGACAGTTGATGGAGGTGTCTTCCAAAGTAACATTCATTTTAGTCCTGCCTGCTTCACCACAGACCTTCTCAACAGACTGGTTCACAGACATTTGCTTCTCtatctttccttctcttttgtttttccagaatCGAGCAGCTCGTATCCGAATTGGCAAAGGAGACAGACCTTTGACCTACGAGGAGGCGCTTCACCCTCATCAGATTGGCCACCGCAAAGGATGGTTGTCACAGCATACCAGTGAGTGTGACCAAGCTCTTTGAAGAGCAGCTTATTGAAAGTCACCCTGATTTTAATGGTTTAAAGAGCACTGGGGGCTGTGTAATTCACCTGTATGTCTCAGGAGTACTCTCCTTCCTGTTTCAGGTAACCTCAAAGGAGAAGAGGGCGCAGCTGAACGCACCATAGAGGACATGTTCATAAGGCGTTTCATGTTCGGGACCTTCCACGGCTGCAAGGCCAATGAGATTGTGATCAAACGGCGAGGCAACCTGCTCGTAGTATGCGCTGTAATGTTGCAGAAATTACCACCACCTAAGTATTACTTCTTAATCGGTTATTCAGAGTCACTGCTGTCGCACTACTACAAATGCCCCGTCAAGTTAGAGATTCAGACGCTGCAGGACAAAGCTGTGTACAAGTACCTCTGATGGAGCTGTGTACTGCTAAAGCTACGTGTTTCTGTTAGAGACAGTGTACCACCGGTGGGGTTTTGCTCCTCTCACCTacagtgtatatatacagtaacaTTAAATAATGCCATTTTCCACGTGATTTATAGCCGAAGCTACACCTTGACAGgttttaaaaatacacaaaactcaacaagaaagcagcacaaaacaaacagtaagaCTTCCACACTTGTTCTGGTCAGGCAGCATTTCAGGCTTCATCTGAGGATCGACCGGTGTTAACAATCATTCATCCAGCTAACAAACTTCACGCTTGGCTGTAGCATCGTAGTCCACAACATTTACaccatttgttttctctctgaatgTCAAAGAATGGAGCTCAAGTGACAGCCAGTCTGACAATAAAGTATTTCTACTGTTTGAAAGCTGTTAATGTTACTTCAAAGAAAGTAAAACCCAACTCATAAAAACAAGTCCCTACAAAGTgctcattattttattttattttattgctttgaaataaacagcctgaaaatgtgcttttagcTGACGTTTCTTAGATAGATCCACATGACAAGTGCATttcaatgattattttcatttattattaatttcaTCACAGTGCAaatacattcacatttaaaaaggcACATGAGGCTCGTCAGTGCAAATACAAGGCGCCCAGGATTAAAGCGTCACCATGTGAAATTTCCCTCGACGAATTATCACAGCACTTTTCCATCTTCCACTTTAAAAAGGCTCTTTACAAATATCATTAATACTCAACGCAAAACATTGGCATGAAGAAACATcaggatttaaaatgtaaaaagttgtCACATGACACATCAGATTATGTCCACTCAGACtttctgtgtgaatgttttcaagctgaaaaacatttgacaggacagagctgctctctgcatACATTCAAATGGttttacattttgggaaagCTCTCAGAGAGGTGGATGAGAAGACTGATGACAAACACGAGAGTGTTATCAATCCTGTTATCCAGCtttcaaagacaaaatgtgGAACTGTTCCTTTAGAAATGACCGGATGAACGACAGCTACAACATCAAACCCTTGGCTGAGTATTTTTTAAGAACAAAACTATCGACCTCCACGTCAACAAATGTCGGAAACATCTATGTTTCTGTGAAACGGATCAGATGCCATTTTAAACCCTGAACGCTGCATAGAACAAATTAAGTTTATAGTGCATTTTAtaatcagaaacacacaagaacaGACTGGGAGGACTCAGTCCAATCTGCACAATACAAACAGGGCGAGGAGTTTTCTTAAAAGAATACGTAATCAGCTAAAAGTACGAAATATATGAGCCCagctcagaaaaaaagaaatcattttgacttgtcagaggaggaaaagcacaggtgtcgCTAATAACGTTAAAGGAAAAGtctggcattttgggaaatatgcttattgtgctgagctaggctagctgtttctatctttatgccaagctaagctaaccggctgctggctccagctacatatttagCCATGAGAGTGGTCTCATTCTGTTCATATAATCCTCAGTAAGAAAGCAAATAGTCACATTGTAGAGATTaaacagtctttatgctatgtTATGCTAACTGTATCCTCACGTTTAGCATTACAGACGTGAGAGTCGtataaatctaaaaaaaaactgggcaaataatcacatttatcaAACATCAAACTAGTCCTTTAAGCTTAAATATGTCTCTTTAGAGGAAACTGTCATGTTATTAGCAGCAGAATTAAGCATAACAGAAACAGTTTTCATGCTAATTTAAGCTAACCGGctcctggctccagctacatatttaaCAAACAGACGTGAGACAGGTGTCAATCCTCTCATCCAACACTCAGCAAGAGACCAAAGAggtgcatttcccaaaatgttgaacttttctTTTAACAATGGCTCCATTCTATTCGAGGGTCCCTGTAAACCATGAAAGCGAGCGCGaaaccaggaccctgaaactgaggcAGCGCGACAGAATTCAGGCATCACTCATGTCGTCATTTCCACCTGAGCCTTTCCGTCTGAGGCACGTCAAAATTTCACAGTAGGAAACGTCGTTTTGAAAGAAGCGCCTCCAACTCTCACACTTGTGGTTGCCTGAACAGGAAGTAGGCGGCTGGGCAGCGCTTCAACTTCTTTACTTGATGTCGCGGCAGCTGTCGCCCTCACAGGACTGGAGCTTTATGAGCCGCTGGTTCATCGCCTGCAGGACGGCGGGATCCACCTTCTTCACGATGTTCTCCAGCTGGTGGGGGTCCAGCTTCAGGTCATACACCTCTACAAACGACTGGggacacaaagaagaagaagggacGCTGAGCTTCACATCTGTTTCCACACTCctatgcgtgtgtgtcactAATATACCAAACACGGCCAAGCTGCACCTCGCTGTCGGCGAACTCGCAGTACTGAAGGTTGTGTTCGCCGTCGAGGGTCCGGACGCAGGCGTAGGTGTTGTTGTAGGCGTCTTCGCACACGCAGTCTGGGAAACATTGCTGAAGAAGTGTTGAGACGTCAGTGATGGGATGTAATTACgtttactcaaatactgtacttacACTACTGCATCTCAGAGAGCATTCCCCtcatgtccagtgaaaacctcgtatctccagatgtgtcgAATGTTTGTgctaaactgaaggatgaagggTCCTTTATTCTTGTGGCAGATACTCACAGACAGTCCCGGGCCCAGTTTGGGACAAGCAGGGTCTGTTGTTGGATGTCCCTCTCCGGTGTATTCGACCAGGAAAAAGGGACGTGCGGTGCCGTTCCGCAGCGATGGGGCCTGGAAGTCCGACAGCTTAAAGTTAGTACAGAAGAAGTAAACTTCAGGAAAACACTGAGGTCCGTTTAAAGAAACAGCTGACCATCTGAGGGAGGAAAGACTGTCCGTCCACGTTCACGGTCGACAGGTTGACACCAGATATGTCCAGTATGGTGGGAGCCAGGTCAATATTCAGCACAGGAGCCTGAAGGAGCCGTGAAACATAAAGACGGAGTTAAAGACAAACTGAGACGGTGGATTACAGCCAGTTTTCAGCaaagtatctgtgtgtgtgtcagcagaggaCGGCGTGTGACCTGCAGCGTCTGCTTCGGTTTGATGCCAGGACCGCGGACCATGAGCGGGATCCTGATGTCAAATTCGTACAGCTGCCTCTTGTCGATGGGCAGAGAGAACTGACCTGGAACAGTGAAGGCAGCTGATTACCGAGAGGCGgctcacagacaggaagtacacCGGACGACCTCACACGAGGGCCGGGGGACGGAgcctgttcacacctgtgtgGTAGCCGTTGTCCGAGGTGTAGAAGATGTAGGTGTTGTTCAGCTCCTTTATACTGTCGAGCTTCTTGACCAGCAGCTCCACCATGTCGTCGATGGAGAGCAGAGTCTGCCACCTGAAAGCACGTCAGGCGTTAACTTTctttgacagtgtttgtttgtttgtttgtttgtttgtttgtttgtttggtcacCTTGTTGACCAACAGGTGCAGTGAGATGCAGGCTGGCAGCTTCCTGAGGTTGCGCTCAAGGCTACGATCCAAAAATCTTAATATGTAATAAGGTatacaaatgtaaaaagtattattatttaacagccattaaaacactgaagtttGCAACTTTGAAGTATATAAAAATGTACACAGAGTGTGTCACAGTTGTAGAGTAAACTAAATCTTTCAGtcacttcagtgtttgattttctgtctttggtgCAGAATCTAAACTGGTTTATAACATTTTGTTGTCAAAGTGAGACTCGTGACAGGCGGACAGGTGAGAGGTGTCAACAGGAAACGTTTCAGTTGCTTTGCTGGCTCGTGTACTTGTACCGTGAGAAGGTATAAAACCTGTAAAACCTGTAAAAGCTCTCTGCAGCATTAAACTTGGCTAATCAAGCTGCTGTATTTCTTTATGGTTTCACTTCAGGTTTGACAAAGCAGATTCTTATCAGTGTGGTTTGATGTAATCAATCAAAAAAAGCACATATACTCCAGTACTTTAAGTAGcattttgaggtacttgcacTTTACCATGCTACTCTATACTTATACCACAACACCgttgcagattcagattaacaatagaaaataaaagcatattatTATTACGTATAAAATAAGATTTATAGACAGATGTGATGAACATGTTAATTCTGCAATAACTCTACTACAGTCATATGCTGAAgtgggccattctgcataatgagtactttaaGTACCGTTTCCTGTACGCGTTGTCCAGGAAGGTGAGGGAGCTGCTCGGCATGGGGTTGACGGGTTGACGCAGCAGCCAGTGTTTGTCCTGACACACGCCGACAAACAGATTCAGTGGAGAAGACGCTTAAAAGAACAGACATCAAATGTAATAATGTTTGCTGCGAACTCGCAC
It contains:
- the mrps24 gene encoding small ribosomal subunit protein uS3m codes for the protein MAASLSSTGSVRLLGVLARSGSLCSSSGSRSLHVTAVCCKNRAARIRIGKGDRPLTYEEALHPHQIGHRKGWLSQHTSNLKGEEGAAERTIEDMFIRRFMFGTFHGCKANEIVIKRRGNLLVVCAVMLQKLPPPKYYFLIGYSESLLSHYYKCPVKLEIQTLQDKAVYKYL
- the gnsb gene encoding glucosamine (N-acetyl)-6-sulfatase (Sanfilippo disease IIID), b, producing MAAVRSGPGATRTRHRAHPAALALLALLTCCVRCAEPSAKPSNVILIVADDQDVELGGMTPMKKTKALIGEAGATFVNAFTVTPLCCPSRSSILTGRYPHNHEVRNNSLSGNCSSALWQKGPELEAFPVFLSKQKYQTFFAGKYLNQYGKKDGGDVGHVPPGWDQWHALVGNSQYYNYTLSVNGKEEKHGDSYEEDYLTDLIANRSLSFLENRSPQHPFFLMLSPPAPHSPWTAAPQYQKEFGDVKAPRDGSFDKPGKDKHWLLRQPVNPMPSSSLTFLDNAYRKRWQTLLSIDDMVELLVKKLDSIKELNNTYIFYTSDNGYHTGQFSLPIDKRQLYEFDIRIPLMVRGPGIKPKQTLQAPVLNIDLAPTILDISGVNLSTVNVDGQSFLPQMAPSLRNGTARPFFLVEYTGEGHPTTDPACPKLGPGLSQCFPDCVCEDAYNNTYACVRTLDGEHNLQYCEFADSESFVEVYDLKLDPHQLENIVKKVDPAVLQAMNQRLIKLQSCEGDSCRDIK